CAGGCGATTGGCAAGGATGACGGTGAGGCGTTCCGACGTGTCCTCGGACTCGAATACCGCCGCGCCATAGGGATAGGTCTTGACTACCTCAAAGCCAGGCAGGTTTTGCAGGTCGTTGACCACCATCGGGTCTTCGCGCAACCGAACGCTGGGCAAGCCGTCCAGAAAGGAGACCGGCGTTTCGTCCGATGGCGCCCATTCCTGAACAGGGTCGCGGCTCATGCCGGCTATCGACAGCGCCGTAAGCAGCGCTTCTTTTTGCTGCGCCAAGTTGTCTCGTGCCCGCTCCGACAACCGCCGGATGCGTTCTGTTCGTGCCTGACTGAACCGATCCAGCAGGGTGCTGGCTTGGGGGGCGATCTGGCGAATGGTTTCAACGACGGCGGTGAAGCCTTTGTCGGTCAACAAGCCACCTGATTGAAACCGCTTGCGCACGGATGCGGCATTGCGCTTGGGCAGACGATTCAGCAGTTTCCGCACGGACAGCGGTTCGGCGAGTTCTTCGACTTTGTCGATATTCAAACGACTCAACCCCGTACCCGCACGCACGCCACGACGCCCCAGGCCGATGTGCGTCAATTTTCCTGCGTTGACGACAAAGCAGACCAATGGTGTAGTTCGGCTGTGCTGAAAGTCAGCGACAGGCTCAGCAAACGCGTGCTCCTCGGCTACACATTCAAGGAATGTGTCCATCCGATCCTTCGAGAGGGATACGGCGAAGCCGCTTGCCTTGGCCATCTAGGAAGCTCCGCCTTCATCCGATGCTTCCTTGTCTGGAGCAGGTGCTATTTGTTGCCAGTCCTCTGCAATCGCTGTCCAATCCACGGTGCGCTCGACAGCTTCGATCTCGCCTGTTTCGTTCTCCTTCTTGCCCGACCATACCGCCCAGAAGTCCGGGTCATCGGATTTTGGCCGTTGGCCTTCAGGCAAGGCATTCATCTGCACCAGCACGGGCAACTCAGAGGCCCAGCCCAGCAGGATGGCGTGGCGCGAAGGTAGCGAAGGAAGATCGCGCAGCAGGCCACGCAGGTTGTCAGGAACCAGCTTGTGCACCAATTCCTGGTCACGGTCATTGCTGATGCGGTGCAGCAGGTAGCTGTTGCATTGAGACAGCACTGTAGGCGACAACTCGCTGGGGCGCTGGGATGACAGCACCAAACCCAATCCGAACTTGCGGCCTTCGCGGGCAATTTTCTCGAATACCTGACAACAAATGGCGGCTGAGTTCTGGTTCTCAGCATCGTCCTGGTAGCGTTTGATAAATGTATGCGCTTCTTCCATCACCAGAACGGTAGGCAGCGTTTTGCCGTGGTTGAGCTTGCGGTAGCGCTGCATGGCTTCCAGCGTCATACGAGCAATAACGGCGGTGACGATGTGCACCACCTCAGCGGGCACCAACGATAGGTCGATGACGGTTACCGTTCCGTTGGATGCTTGGTTGTCGCCGATGGTGTTGGCCAGCCAGTCATGCAACGTCACACCATCGGCATTGCCTGTGATGGTTTTCATGCGGCTATCGGACAGAATCGTTCGAATGCGCATGAGCATTGTTTCGACGTATTCCGAGACGCCTAGCAGTTCTGCATTGGCTTCAACACTGCGCAGCAGTTGGTCGCCAGTAAAGGCGCGGGGTACGTCCGCATCGATCGGCAAGATGTCGGTGTCGCTGCCGCCGAAGGCCGCATGGGCGGCCTTAGCCATGCCCAAAAATTCGTCGATCTCTGGTGCAGTGAAATCGTAGTTTGGGTACTGGCCTGAACGCGCGTTGGCGAAGGCGGTAATCTTGTCTCGTATTGCGCCCAGCGCCGCATTTTCATCCGCAGTGAATGAAGCATCGTTCCCCAAGCCTTCCTGCCACCTCCTGGTCTTTTCAAAGAAGTTCTTGGGGTGCGGAAAATTAGCCCAGGGGCGTCCGGCAGCGCGCTCGATCTGAATCACGCTAACCAGTGTGCGCAGAAAACGACGCATGTCGTGGCTTGGTGTGACGGTGACTTCCACCGCACCGTCGCGCACGGCGCGCAGTGCCTGGATCAATGTCGGCCGTTGCGCCTTGGCGCTGGCTTGGGTAAACGCACTCCACTCAGCGCTGTTCCAAAACCAGAGCGGCACCTGTAGCTGCTCAATGCCACCGTCAGGCTTCGGCTCGACAGCGAATACGCGCACTTTCCCCAAACCATCAAATGCCTTGGCGTACTCGCCGTTGGGGTCGAGCACGATGAAACGGGCATTGGGGTCAGCTCCGCCGCGTGCCTTGCTGGCTTCTTCCATCGACCAGCGGATCAAACCGGCGACTGAGCAGGATTTGCCACTGCCGGTGTTCCCCAGCACGGCCAGATGACGACCGAACAGGCGATCAGGGTCGATCTTGACCTCTGCATTGGCGGCTAGCGGACTGACGCCGATTTTCACCCGGCGGTTGTCGCCGGATTCGACGATGGCGCGTAGCTGGGTTTGGGTGGGTAGCAGTACGGGGTCGCCTACCGTCGGGTAGGCTTCCACACCGCGCCGGAAGGAATAGCGTTCCTTTCCATCGATCTGACCCTCGTAAGCCAGACCACCCAGCGGGTTGAGGCTCATCTTGCGCAGCGGATAAGGCAAATCAACCAGGCCGAAATCCTGCATGCCCTTGCGCTTGGGGTATTGAGACCGCTCGATGGTGATCCACTCCACCTGTGCGACCAGATAGCCTGTCTCACTAGGCACGAGGACATAACCATTGATCCGCGGGAACGGCCGTGGAGTACCTGTGTTCAGAGCGAGGTTGTCGGGTGCTTCGATGTCCAGCAGAACCTTGATTTCGTCAGGCGAGACAAAATCGATGCTGCCGATACGCAGTGAGTCGGCGTAGGCCAGGGGCGAGAAGCTCATACCAGGTCTGCCCCGTCAAAATCGCTACCAGGTTTCGCTGCTGCCGGGCCTGGATGGGCTTCGGTGCCGTAACGCTGCTTGAGCAGTTCGCTCATGCGGAAGGTGGTTTTGTCGATAGCGGCCTTGGGCAGGAAGCTTTCGGTCAGGATTTGCAAATCAGCCAGAGCGGGGCCGATCAGCAAGCTGATCTGCGAGGGACGTCCCAACTCTCGATAGGTCTGCATGATGCGGCCAAGCGGATCGTTATAGGCAATGATCACCAGATGGGTGGACGGCACTGTGAGCATGTCGCGAATGACACGGTTGATGTGCTCGTCACCAAAGCTGTAGCCATAGGTAATCAACGTGCTGTTAGGGCGGCACACGGCGGCGGCGAGGTCTCGGAACAGTTCCACATAGGGGTGATCCGAAGTCTCCCGGTCCTTGGCGGCATTGGGGTAGATCATCAGCTTGTGAGCACTGGCACCGTTAAGCCCAGGCGCTTGCAGATAGGGCGCGACATCGTCGGCGCCGAAGGGCAGTCCGACGCGGCGGATATCCCTATCAACCTGCACCCAATCCACCGAGCCGTGCAGCTTGGTAAAGCGGGCTACTCCCTCCAGGTAGCGCGGTTCACCACGAATGCCTGGCGGGTTGTAGTGCATGTCCAGATCCAGCCGTGATGAACGAAAGATCGGCATGAGGTTGCCGAGGAAGCGGTCCAGCAGATGCAGCCCGGCCAGTTCGGCACCAGCTTCGATCAGTCGGTCGTAGTTGGTGGTGAAGATATTCAGCCGGTCGCGCACGCCGGTGCGGCTGGCGAAGCTCATCAGGAATGTGACCAGCACATTGAGCGCTTGCTCACGTTTGTCTTCATCTGCCCTGGCAATCCCAGCTTCGCTTTCGAGGATGGACTTGGAGAAGTCTTCCAGCGTGCTGGTCAGCTCAGTCAGCAGCGTTTCGGCTTCTGCTGAATTGCCCAGTATCTCTAGCCCTCGCAGCAATTCGTTGGCGGCGCGAAGCTGGTCTTCCAGATTGCCTGTTTCCCGACCTGATCTTTGGGCGGCTTCTTTCGCCGCTTTCCTGATTGCATCCTCGTAGATGGTCAGGGTGACTTCGTTCATTCCGGCAGCGGGCTTTCCTGTCGCCAGATGGTGCACGGCATGGGTCAATCCTGAGCCAGCAAGCAGCGAAAGATGCTCCGACTGAAATAAGGCGGTCAGCCAGGGCTCGACACGGCTTCGCAACGCCTTGATGTCGAAAGTTTGGCTCTGAGTTAGCCAGGCGGCTTCTGCCCCTTCGCAAAGCTTGAACTTGCCGGCATCCTCGGCGCTTGCTTCGAAGCAGATAGGGGCGTGGTCGTCCCTGACTTTCAGTGTGTTGCTCATGGCAGCAGTTTCCTGTTCGTTTGCAGAGTCATGGCATCACTCGATCACGAAGCGCAGCTTGGTGGCGTCCTTGCCCTTGCAGCGCTCGTTCATGAAGGCATCGAAGCGCTTACGAAGCTCATCCGGCGTGGCCGGCGATCCGCCTTGCAGCAGTGCCTGCTTGATCTCCTCATTCTTGACCGCGATCTTCTCCAGCCCCGACAGGGCCTCTTGCACGGCGTTGGCGAACTCTTGGGTCAAGGGTTCCGGCAGCTTGCGTGAGGCCAGGAAGGCGTCGATCAGCTTTTTGCTTGCTGCGGGCAACAGGCCCAGGCTGTCCTGGGTGAACGGGTCTTCCAGGTTTTCCAGCAGGGTCTGCTGCCAGTTGGCCAGCAACGCATCCAGGTCATCGTCCAGCTTGTGCAGGCGGTTGGCGGCGGGCAGCAGTTCCAGTTGCTCGGCAGCCGGGCGGAACTGGCAGTGCGGGCAGACGGCGGCCGTGACCAGCGTCGGTTCATCCAGCGATGAGCAGCTCTTCAGGCCGTTGAGGGATTCCTCGAAGGCGGTGAGCTGGCTGGTGGGCATCAGCGATACGCCGGCCAGTACGCGCAGTGCCAGCAGGCGGTCGTCCTTGCGCAGGGCGTTGCGGGTCTTGTCCTCGGCCACGCCGAGGCGCGCCTTGCTGTGGCTGGCGATGTAGGCGGTGATGTAGTCCCTCTTGAGCTGGGCCAGCGTCTGCCGGCCATTACCCAGGATCAGGGCGGCGTGCTCGGCGCTGCGGTCCTGGCTGATCTTGTCGAAGATGGCCTTGCGGGTCGTCTCGGCCTGTTTCAGCCAGGGGTGCTCGGCGGGCAACACCATCTCGGCCTGCGAGAGGTAGGACGCCGTGCTGCCCAGCTCGGCCACCAGTTCGAGCAGACGCTCGACGGCAGCCAGGATTTCCAGGTTCTTTTTCTGGCCGTCCAGGTCTTCCTCGGTGACGCGCAGGTTCTTGAGTTTGCCGACGGTGTTGTAGGGTGTCAGCGACTCGGTGAACTTCTTCAGCGAATCGAGCCGGGCGTACCAGTCCTTGGCTTCTTCCTCACGCAGCAGGTTCTGGCCCCAGAAACCGAGCTTGCCTTGCTGCAGGTCGGAGCCGGCCTTGAGCACGCGCGGCACCAGGGCGCTGACTTTCTCCTGCAGCTTGATGACCGGCTCAATGTCGCCCTGGCTGGCCTTCTGGGCCAGGCCGGACGGCAGGTCGAACAACTCGAACAAGGCGCGCAGCACGGCGAGGTTGATCTCCTTGGGCGCCTCGATGTGCTTGAAAGCTTTGAGTTCCTCCAGTGAGCGTTCGGCCAGTTGGGTCAGCTTGCCGGAGTCGATCTTGTCGCCGGTGATCGACAGCACGATGTCACCGGAATAGACCAGCCCGCCCAACACGGTGACCAGCAGGTCGGGTTCCAGCCGGTACTTGATCGGGGCGAAATACTCAATGTCGGATGAGCCTGACAGCAGTTCGTTGCGGTTGAGCACCTGGCCGTGGCCCTTGGCCTTGAGCCGGTTCAGCACTTCCTGCGCATAGCGGGAGTTGGCCGGATCGACGCGGTCGCCATCGAGCAGTTCCAGCGCATCGAGCATGGCCGCGGCATCCTTGGTGCGCGTGCCGCCGGCCAGAGCGCGCAGTGCGTTGCCGATCAGTTGCTTGCGGTTGGCCTCGGTGACCAGCACGGAAAAGCTGGGGTATTCCGGCGCGAGATCGCCGAAACGCTGGCCCAGTACCAGGCCCGAAATGACGTTCACCACGTCGCGGAAGTTGATGCGCTCGTCCGCACCGAGGCGCGCCCGGTCACGCAGCGACACGCCTTTGGCCCACTCCTGCAGGTTCTTTTTCTTGCCCTGGTAGGTGACCTCGAAGGCGGTCATCTGCTTTTCCTGCAGCCACTTGCTCATGGCGCGCAGGAAATCCTGTGCCTTGGACAGGTAGATGCCCTTGGCGCCGCCACTGGCGGTGGAGGCAAGATCGAGCGCCGCGGCGTAGGACGACAGGTGCCGCTTGAGATCGTCGTCCAGCCCGGTGAGGCGGAAGAAGACCTCATCCGACAGGTTGTTGTCGGCGAACTTCGGTTTGTCGAAGGGCTGGATGAAGTAAACGTAGAAATCGCGTTCGGGCTGGGCCGTGGGGCGATCATTCGGCGCGCCAAAGAACAGGTAGCCCATGCGCTCGACACGGCGTTCTTGCCATTCGAGCTGGTACTGCCAGATCTGGAAGCCGGGGTAACGCAGGTCGTCGCTGCACTCCATCAGCGCTTTGACGGCGCTGTAGTAGGCACGATCCAGCGCGTCGTCGGACAGGGCTTCGGCGCGCTTTTCGATCTGCGCGTCGTAGTCGATGTCTTTCTTGAGATCGAGGTAGTACTGCTCCGTATCGGGTGCCTTGGAGATGAACTGGCCGTTGACGGTCTTCAGCACTTCCCGCATCACGGTTTGCACCATCGACAGCAGGTTCTCGGCGGGGTCGCCCGGCATGTCCTCCACGCCCGGCTGGAACAGACACAGGGCGTCGCGCAGCTCGGCGGCGGTGGGGCCGATCGGAATGTGGATGTCGCCACCGGTGGTCAAACGGTGCACGGCCAGCGCATTGATGACGCGCAGCGCCATGGCCTTGTAGGCCGGGCGCGTGAAGGCCTGCTGCACGCGCGACTCCAGCACTTCGGAGACACGCATCACTTCCTTGATGTTCGGGTCGGCGCGCAAGACCGAGTTGGCCTTGATGGTGTTCCAGAAACTTTCGTAGCTGATGAACAGCGGCTTGTCGGCGGGCACTTCCTGGTCGAGGATGGTCAGCATGGCGGCCTCGATGGTCTTGAGCGCGCCGCGCTTCTCGGTGAAGTGGATCTGCTCGAAGGTCTTCAGGTAGTCCGGGTGCACAGGGAACAGTCGCACGTACTCGTCCATGCGCTCGTTCATGGAGCCGTAGAACTTGGCGAACGGCGTGAGGTATTCGCGGATCTTGTTCTGCTGGTCGGCAGTCTTCTTAAGCAGGCGCGCGGAGACGACGAAGCTGACGTCCTGGCGGTCGATGAGGATTTGGGTGAAGCGCTCGTTGACCCGGCGCATGCTGTCGGCAACGTGCTGGAAGCGCACGCTGTCGAAGATGGCTTCCTGCACGCCGGCCACGAAGCGGAACTTGAGATGTTTGGTGATTTCGCCGATCTGCCGCAGGATGGCCAAGTCGCGAATCAGTTCGTTGTCCTTGCGCGATTGCAGGTATTCCAGGAACTCATCGACCACCAGCAGCAGGCCCTGGTCTGGGTAGACCTCATGGAAAGCGGCCATCATTTCTTCAAGAGACTCTTTGTTGTTGAGTTCCTGATCTGCTGGCGGGAAGCTGTAGCTGACGCCCAGTTTGTCGAGGAAGCGCTCAAGCTGCTGGGTGATGACCTGGCGCAGCGGCATTTCCAGACCGCCCACCTCGATGCGAAGAACTTTGAATTTCCCGGCGATGGAGGCAACCGCCTCGGCGACCTTGGGGTGGCGAATCATCGGCGCATAAGCGGCGTCTTCTGCCACCAGCGACAGCACCGACATCAAGTGCGATTTACCGGTGCCGTAGTTGCCGACGATCAGCACGCCCTTGTGATCGACCGAATCCTCGAAACTGAGCTGGGGAACCATGAGCTTGGAGATTCGCTCGGCCATGTCGTCGGAGATGACATAGGTCGCGACGAGCTTCTTGGCTTCGTCCGGGCGTCCGGCATCGAGCAGTTGAATGACTGACTCGATCTGCTCGAACTGGATCAAATCTCCGTATTTCATGTTCGTACCCATATGCTTCTCTCTTCCCGCAGTTTTCGTAAATTCGGTCAAATTTCGAGTACGACCACACCGTCCTGGCTGTAGTCACGGTGTTCTGGATGGCTCATGTCGGCATAGATCAGCCGATCACCGCGCAACTCGCCAGGCCAGACGGCCACGACGCGCTTGGAGTGCGCCAGCCGCTTGACGAGGTCAAGCGGGTTGATCTGCAAGCTGGGCTCGAACAGCAACTCCAGGTTGTCGAGCAGCAGCGGGATTTCGGTTCGTTCCCCGAATTGTTCAAGCAGCGCGATCTCGCGCAGCAGTTCGCCTGCTGAGAAGCCGCGTTTGTTGTTCGGCGTGGCGGCCAGGCGACGCCCCAGCTCCAGGCCGACGTTGAGCGGCTCGATGTTGAGCTTGGCGCTGAGCTGGCGCAGCAGTTGGGTCTTGCCACTGCGGCTGGTGCCGACCAGTAGGATCAACTTGCTGTTGACGTCGCCGATTTCGCCGATGAGTCGTTCCAGTTTTGCGAGCATGCTCATCCCATCAGTCCGTCTCGGCTTCGAGTCGTTGTTGATCAGGGGAGCGATAACCCGGCGCCAGCACCGCGCTGCGCACACCATAGATGGCGAGGTGGTTCCTCAACCAAAGCCGGTACTCGGGGCCGCGCAGATTGTGGTCGGGGGAGCAGTCCACACTCCATTTGCGCAAGATGTAGCCAGCCGTGGCGGCGCGCAGCTTCATGTGCAGCACACCGCCCCGCATGCCGTAGTCCATTTCGGTGATTTCTGGCCGGGGTTGATCCGGGTGAGGAACCAGCTCCAGCTCGACGATCCGGGTCCACTGAATGTCCTGATCGTTCATTTCGTGGGGCGCCACGGGCTGCCCCTTGCGCACCACAGGGCGCTTGATGCGGGTGATAACGAAATCCCGGAACTCCTGCGATTTGCGGTCGAAGGCGCGGACGTGCCAACGCAGGCCGTTGTCGATCAGCGCGAACGGGACGATCTCCCGCACGGTGCGGCCACTGGAGATGGAGTGGTACTCGATCCCCATCGGGCATTCGTAGTGGATGGCACGAGTCACGCTCGCCAGGATGTCCAGGTCAGGGTGGGTGAGCCGGGACGGGCTCTCGCTGGCCACCCAGGCTTTGATGCGCATCGGTTCACCGTCGCCAAAACCCTGCGTCAGCCACGACAACACCCGCTCGGGCGGGAAATCGAAGATCGGCTGGAAGCTCGGGCCGAGGACGTAGAACTTGCCTTTGCCGTCGTAGTCGATGTTGCCGGGGGCGATTTCCTTGTACAGCGCCAGGTCCCTGGACGCAGCAGCGGACTGGATACCAAACCGCGCGACCAAGTCCTGGCGGCGCATCTCCCCAATGAAGCGCACGCGCAACTCCACGAACGCGAGCCGGTCGCGCTGTGGCTGGGTTAGATCGGCAAGCTGTTCGTGGGGCATCCTGGTTGGCTCGTTCGGGTTAGCGAATGCTTATGCAGATTTCTGCAGAAAGTATATGAGCCGCTTGAAAAGACGTCTATAAATCTAAGCTGGCTTGCTAATACGCTGCATTATGATAACCATTTTTTGAGGCGCAAATGAGTGATCTGACGTGGACGAGTAGGCGATCAGTCCAGCGGAGCGCACCAGGAACGGCGTGGAGTAGCGTGCTTCCAGCAGCCCCCCGCGAACAGGAACAGGTGCGAATAGATCCTTGATAGGGAACAGGAGCACGGCCCATGGAACTGCGACTGACCTTGGCCGAGCAGTTGCGCGGCTTGCGTGAAGGTCTCTTTGATGCCGGTTTCGCCCGCACCGATGATGTGGGCGAGGGCATCGTGGCCCAAGCCATCTGGCATGACCCGCTGGTTCTGGCTGTTCTGCCCGTCATCCGCTGCTTGTCCACCGCCAAGTGCCGTGGGCTGAACTGCTCCGCTATCCGCTGATAGCGGGTCACCCTGTCGCCTGCGAGGGATTCTATCGCCAGTTGTTACAACTGCTGCGCTCGCTGGCTAACGAACCCACTCTGGTCGAGCAGGCGACGTCGCTGGACATGATGTTGACGTTGGTGGCCGCAGGATACGGACTGGGCCTGATGATGGAGGCCCAGACGGTCGTCAATCGCCACCCCGGCGTGGCGGTGCGATCGATCATGGACGCTTCCCCTCCCACACTCACGACCTACGTACTGCGTCCGGTGAACAAAGATTCGGAGCAACTGGATCGCTTCATCGCGCGTCTAGGTTAGTCCGCAGAGGGCCAGTCCGACTGCACTCTCCAGGCACTTGTCATA
This is a stretch of genomic DNA from Casimicrobium huifangae. It encodes these proteins:
- a CDS encoding ATP-binding protein, producing the protein MSFSPLAYADSLRIGSIDFVSPDEIKVLLDIEAPDNLALNTGTPRPFPRINGYVLVPSETGYLVAQVEWITIERSQYPKRKGMQDFGLVDLPYPLRKMSLNPLGGLAYEGQIDGKERYSFRRGVEAYPTVGDPVLLPTQTQLRAIVESGDNRRVKIGVSPLAANAEVKIDPDRLFGRHLAVLGNTGSGKSCSVAGLIRWSMEEASKARGGADPNARFIVLDPNGEYAKAFDGLGKVRVFAVEPKPDGGIEQLQVPLWFWNSAEWSAFTQASAKAQRPTLIQALRAVRDGAVEVTVTPSHDMRRFLRTLVSVIQIERAAGRPWANFPHPKNFFEKTRRWQEGLGNDASFTADENAALGAIRDKITAFANARSGQYPNYDFTAPEIDEFLGMAKAAHAAFGGSDTDILPIDADVPRAFTGDQLLRSVEANAELLGVSEYVETMLMRIRTILSDSRMKTITGNADGVTLHDWLANTIGDNQASNGTVTVIDLSLVPAEVVHIVTAVIARMTLEAMQRYRKLNHGKTLPTVLVMEEAHTFIKRYQDDAENQNSAAICCQVFEKIAREGRKFGLGLVLSSQRPSELSPTVLSQCNSYLLHRISNDRDQELVHKLVPDNLRGLLRDLPSLPSRHAILLGWASELPVLVQMNALPEGQRPKSDDPDFWAVWSGKKENETGEIEAVERTVDWTAIAEDWQQIAPAPDKEASDEGGAS
- a CDS encoding SIR2 family protein, coding for MSNTLKVRDDHAPICFEASAEDAGKFKLCEGAEAAWLTQSQTFDIKALRSRVEPWLTALFQSEHLSLLAGSGLTHAVHHLATGKPAAGMNEVTLTIYEDAIRKAAKEAAQRSGRETGNLEDQLRAANELLRGLEILGNSAEAETLLTELTSTLEDFSKSILESEAGIARADEDKREQALNVLVTFLMSFASRTGVRDRLNIFTTNYDRLIEAGAELAGLHLLDRFLGNLMPIFRSSRLDLDMHYNPPGIRGEPRYLEGVARFTKLHGSVDWVQVDRDIRRVGLPFGADDVAPYLQAPGLNGASAHKLMIYPNAAKDRETSDHPYVELFRDLAAAVCRPNSTLITYGYSFGDEHINRVIRDMLTVPSTHLVIIAYNDPLGRIMQTYRELGRPSQISLLIGPALADLQILTESFLPKAAIDKTTFRMSELLKQRYGTEAHPGPAAAKPGSDFDGADLV
- a CDS encoding DUF6079 family protein; translation: MKYGDLIQFEQIESVIQLLDAGRPDEAKKLVATYVISDDMAERISKLMVPQLSFEDSVDHKGVLIVGNYGTGKSHLMSVLSLVAEDAAYAPMIRHPKVAEAVASIAGKFKVLRIEVGGLEMPLRQVITQQLERFLDKLGVSYSFPPADQELNNKESLEEMMAAFHEVYPDQGLLLVVDEFLEYLQSRKDNELIRDLAILRQIGEITKHLKFRFVAGVQEAIFDSVRFQHVADSMRRVNERFTQILIDRQDVSFVVSARLLKKTADQQNKIREYLTPFAKFYGSMNERMDEYVRLFPVHPDYLKTFEQIHFTEKRGALKTIEAAMLTILDQEVPADKPLFISYESFWNTIKANSVLRADPNIKEVMRVSEVLESRVQQAFTRPAYKAMALRVINALAVHRLTTGGDIHIPIGPTAAELRDALCLFQPGVEDMPGDPAENLLSMVQTVMREVLKTVNGQFISKAPDTEQYYLDLKKDIDYDAQIEKRAEALSDDALDRAYYSAVKALMECSDDLRYPGFQIWQYQLEWQERRVERMGYLFFGAPNDRPTAQPERDFYVYFIQPFDKPKFADNNLSDEVFFRLTGLDDDLKRHLSSYAAALDLASTASGGAKGIYLSKAQDFLRAMSKWLQEKQMTAFEVTYQGKKKNLQEWAKGVSLRDRARLGADERINFRDVVNVISGLVLGQRFGDLAPEYPSFSVLVTEANRKQLIGNALRALAGGTRTKDAAAMLDALELLDGDRVDPANSRYAQEVLNRLKAKGHGQVLNRNELLSGSSDIEYFAPIKYRLEPDLLVTVLGGLVYSGDIVLSITGDKIDSGKLTQLAERSLEELKAFKHIEAPKEINLAVLRALFELFDLPSGLAQKASQGDIEPVIKLQEKVSALVPRVLKAGSDLQQGKLGFWGQNLLREEEAKDWYARLDSLKKFTESLTPYNTVGKLKNLRVTEEDLDGQKKNLEILAAVERLLELVAELGSTASYLSQAEMVLPAEHPWLKQAETTRKAIFDKISQDRSAEHAALILGNGRQTLAQLKRDYITAYIASHSKARLGVAEDKTRNALRKDDRLLALRVLAGVSLMPTSQLTAFEESLNGLKSCSSLDEPTLVTAAVCPHCQFRPAAEQLELLPAANRLHKLDDDLDALLANWQQTLLENLEDPFTQDSLGLLPAASKKLIDAFLASRKLPEPLTQEFANAVQEALSGLEKIAVKNEEIKQALLQGGSPATPDELRKRFDAFMNERCKGKDATKLRFVIE
- the brxF gene encoding BREX-3 system P-loop-containing protein BrxF, giving the protein MLAKLERLIGEIGDVNSKLILLVGTSRSGKTQLLRQLSAKLNIEPLNVGLELGRRLAATPNNKRGFSAGELLREIALLEQFGERTEIPLLLDNLELLFEPSLQINPLDLVKRLAHSKRVVAVWPGELRGDRLIYADMSHPEHRDYSQDGVVVLEI
- a CDS encoding WYL domain-containing protein; the protein is MPHEQLADLTQPQRDRLAFVELRVRFIGEMRRQDLVARFGIQSAAASRDLALYKEIAPGNIDYDGKGKFYVLGPSFQPIFDFPPERVLSWLTQGFGDGEPMRIKAWVASESPSRLTHPDLDILASVTRAIHYECPMGIEYHSISSGRTVREIVPFALIDNGLRWHVRAFDRKSQEFRDFVITRIKRPVVRKGQPVAPHEMNDQDIQWTRIVELELVPHPDQPRPEITEMDYGMRGGVLHMKLRAATAGYILRKWSVDCSPDHNLRGPEYRLWLRNHLAIYGVRSAVLAPGYRSPDQQRLEAETD
- a CDS encoding LysR substrate-binding domain-containing protein, which gives rise to MPWAELLRYPLIAGHPVACEGFYRQLLQLLRSLANEPTLVEQATSLDMMLTLVAAGYGLGLMMEAQTVVNRHPGVAVRSIMDASPPTLTTYVLRPVNKDSEQLDRFIARLG